CCAGGCTGAAGAACCCGCCCAGGATGCGCACCGCCATCCAGATGACGAACGGGCGATCAGTGCGCAGGATCGCACCGAGCAGAGGGATATACTCGCCCCAGGTAGGTTGGGCTTCTGACGTGGGATTGGCCTCCGCCGGCTCCTCCAGCGGCAGGAACAATACCAGCGCGACCCAATATGCCGCCGCGGCAAACACGGCCAGCCATGCAAAGTTCAGCGGGAAGGGCGGTGCGCTGGGGCTCAGATAGTAAGCGACGACCGCCCCCACCCCCACGGAACAGATGGCGAAAAGCAGTTCCTGTAGCCCCATCAGTCGGCCGCGCACCGATGCCGGCACCGCCCGGCCGAAGAAATCCAGCCAGGGCACGCCGATAAGTCCATCCACCAGGGCCGCCACCATGACGCACAGGACGAAGACACCCAACAGCATCATCTGGCGGCCGGCGGGGATGCGGAACAATGCCCAGGCCAATGCCGAGTAGGCCAGCGGAGCACCCAGCGAAAAGTACACCAGATAGGGCTTGCGGCGCGGCTTCTTGTGGATCCAGCGCGCCGCCACCA
This DNA window, taken from Anaerolineae bacterium, encodes the following:
- a CDS encoding MFS transporter is translated as VAARWIHKKPRRKPYLVYFSLGAPLAYSALAWALFRIPAGRQMMLLGVFVLCVMVAALVDGLIGVPWLDFFGRAVPASVRGRLMGLQELLFAICSVGVGAVVAYYLSPSAPPFPLNFAWLAVFAAAAYWVALVLFLPLEEPAEANPTSEAQPTWGEYIPLLGAILRTDRPFVIWMAVRILGGFFSLALPFFVLYATRELGLPASLTGAFLSAQVVGSAVGSLVLGYVYDRRGSRLIIRVVLLISAGILVAALLAPLLRHTGLLLQALFVLLFFFLGISASSTAGFFIGHMNFIIDYAPPAQRPLYIGLSNTLAGPVSLVSILGGWILQVSSYGVLFGVTLGFILAALLLSGQLPEPKRVMRERAAQA